A stretch of the Rhinoderma darwinii isolate aRhiDar2 chromosome 3, aRhiDar2.hap1, whole genome shotgun sequence genome encodes the following:
- the HAND1 gene encoding heart- and neural crest derivatives-expressed protein 1: protein MNIIGSYQHHHHMMPEPYIFTPGSRCHQERPFFQGWVLNPGEVSPSEFATQPPYSPEYGTVGPAQNSSSRLEVLGGRLARRKGVPPKKERRRTESINSAFAELRECIPNVPADTKLSKIKTLRLATSYIGYLMDVLAKDNEPGDTEGFKAELKKIDNRDCKRKREAQQSEGVWSAAPQGEKKIKGRTGWPQQVWALELNP, encoded by the exons ATGAACATCATTGGGAGTTATCAGCATCACCACCACATGATGCCAGAACCTTATATCTTCACCCCTGGCTCTAGATGCCACCAGGAGAGACCTTTCTTCCAAGGATGGGTCCTTAATCCAGGAGAAGTGTCCCCATCAGAATTTGCCACCCAACCTCCCTATAGTCCTGAGTATGGCACAGTGGGCCCTGCCCAGAACAGCAGCAGCCGCCTGGAGGTTCTAGGTGGTCGACTAGCAAGGAGGAAAGGAGTGCCCCCCAAAAAGGAAAGGAGAAGGACGGAAAGTATTAACAGTGCGTTTGCAGAGCTCAGAGAATGTATTCCCAATGTACCAGCCGATACCAAGCTCTCTAAAATAAAGACCCTCAGGCTAGCCACCAGCTACATCGGCTACTTAATGGATGTCCTGGCAAAGGACAATGAACCTGGGGACACAGAGGGGTTCAAGGCTGAACTCAAGAAAATAGACAATAGGGACTGTAAACGGAAAAGAGAAGCT CAGCAAAGTGAAGGAGTTTGGAGTGCTGCACCCCAAGGAGAGAAGAAAATAAAGGGAAGGACAGGGTGGCCACAACAGGTCTGGGCCTTGGAACTGAACCCTTAA